The genomic interval TGGGCAGGAAGCACCGAGCCAGACCAGAACCCGCAGGTCCGTAACGCGAGGAGACACCGTGGCCACCGAGACACCACCCCCCTCGAAAGCCGAACACCAACTCCCCAGTACCGAGGAGTTCGAACAGGTCCAGGAGAGCGCGGAGTTCGCCGAACTGCGCCGCGCCCACCGCTCCTTCGCCATCCCGGTGACCGTCGCGTTCATCGTCTGGTACCTGCTGTACGTGCTGCTGTGCAACTACGCGGACGACTTCATGGACACCAAGGTCGTCGGCCACATCAACGTCGCCCTGGTCCTGGGCCTCGCCCAGTTCCTGACCACCTTCCTCATCGCCTGGTGGTACGCGCGGTACTCCGCCGCGAAGCTCGACCCCAAGGCCGAAGCCATCAAGTCCCGGATGGAGGGCGGCGCATGAGCCCCACGATCACCCTGGCCGCAGGCGAGGCGAGCCAGCACCGGCCGCTGATCATCACCCTGTTCGCGATCTTCGTCGCCGCCACGCTCGTCATCACCGTCTGGGCGGGCCGCCAGACGAAGAGCGCCGCCGACTTCTACGCGGGCGGCCGCCAGTTCACCGCCTTCCAGAACGGCCTCGCCGTCTCCGGCGACTACATGTCCGCCGCGTCCTTCCTCGGCATCGCCGGCGCCATCGCCCTCTTCGGCTACGACGGCTTCCTGTACTCCATCGGCTTTTTGGTCGCCTGGCTGGTCGCCCTGCTCCTGGTGGCCGAACCGCTGCGCAACTCGGGCCGCTACACCATGGGCGACGTCCTCGCGTACCGCATGCGCCAGCGCCCGGTCCGCACCGCGGCCGGCACCTCCACCATCGTGGTGTCGATCTTCTACCTGCTGGCCCAGATGGCCGGCGCGGGCGTCCTTGTCTCGCTGCTCCTCGGCATCACCACCGACGCGGGCAAGATCGGCATCGTCGCCCTGGTCGGTGTCCTGATGATCGTGTACGTCACCATCGGCGGCATGAAGGGCACCACCTGGGTCCAGATGGTCAAGGCCTGCCTACTCATCGCCGGCGCCCTGCTGCTGACCTTCCTGGTGCTGCTGAAGTTCAACTTCAACATCTCCGACCTGCTCGGCAAGGCCGCCTCCAACAGCGGCAAGGGCTCCGCCTTCCTGAACCCCGGCCTCAAGTACGGCGCCACCGGCACCACCAAGCTGGACTTCATCTCCCTGGGCCTCGCCCTGGTCCTCGGCACCGCCGGCCTGCCGCACATCCTGATCCGCTTCTACACGGTGCCCACCGCCAAAGCCGCCCGTAAGTCGGTCATCTGGGCCATCGGCCTGATCGGCGCCTTCTACCTGATGACCCTGGCCCTCGGTTTCGGCGCCGCCGCACTGATCAAACCCGACGAGATCATCGCCTCCAACAAGGCGGGCAACACGGCCGCCCCCCTCCTGGCACTGCATCTGGGCGGAGTCGACTCCAACTGGGGTGCCATCCTCCTGGCCACCATCTCGGCGGTCGCCTTCGCCACGATCCTCGCGGTCGTCGCCGGCCTGACCCTGGCCTCGTCCTCCTCGTTCGCCCACGACATCTACGCGAACGTCATCAAGCGCGGCCAGGCGACGGAGAAGCAGGAGATGGCCGCCGCCCGCTACGCCACGGTCGGCATCGGCGCCGTCTCCATCCTCCTGGGCGCCCTCGCCCGCGACCTGAACGTCGCCGGCCTGGTCGCCCTCGCCTTCGCGGTCGCCGCCTCCGCCAACCTCCCGACGATCCTCTACAGCCTCTTCTGGAAGCGCTTCACCACCTCCGGGGCCCTCTGGTCGATCTACGGCGGCCTGGTCACCGCGGTCGGCCTCGTCCTGTTCTCGCCGGTCGTCTCGGGCAAGCCCGCGTCGATGTTCCCGGACGTCGACTTCCACTGGTTCCCCCTGGAGAACCCCGGCATCATCTCCATCCCCGTCGGCTTCCTGCTGGGCTGGCTCGGCACGATCCTCTCCAAGGAGGAGCCGGACACCGGCAAGTTCGCGGAGTTGGAGGTACGGTCCCTGACCGGCACCGGAGCCCACTGAGCCGCCCCGCCCGGTCCACCTGAGTCCCCCCACCAGGTCCCCCCACGTCGACGGCCGCGTCGTAGATCCCTACGACGCGGCCGTGTCGTACCTCGTGGGATCGGGCCGCCCTCGTTGTCAGAGGTGTCGCGTACGCTCGCAGGTGTCGGAAAACATGCGATCCGAAACGAGGGAGGGGGGCACACGTGCTCATCGACACCTATGGCCGAGTAGCCACCGACCTGCGGGTTTCGCTGACCGACCGGTGCAATCTCCGGTGCACCTACTGCATGCCCGAGGAGGGCCTGCAGTGGCTGGCGAAGCCCGACCTCCTCACGGACGACGAGATCGTCCGCCTGATAGACATCGCGGTCACCTCCCTCGGCATCGAGGAGGTCCGCTTCACCGGCGGCGAGCCCCTGCTGCGCCCCGGCCTGGTCGGCATCGTCGAGCGGGTCGCGGCCCTGGAGCCCCGCCCCCAGATGTCCCTGACGACCAACGGCATCGGCCTCAAGCGCACGGCGACCGCCTTGAAGCAGGCGGGCCTGGACCGGGTCAACGTCTCCCTGGACACCCTGCGCCCCGACGTCTTCAAGACCCTCACCCGCCGCGACCGCCTCAAGGACGTCCTCGCCGGCCTGGAAGCCGCCCACGCCGCGGGCCTGACCCCGGTGAAGATCAACTCGGTGCTGATGCCGGGACTCAACGCCGACGAGGCCCCCGACTTGCTGGCCTGGGCCGTGGAGCACGCGTACGAACTGCGCTTCATCGAGCAGATGCCCCTGGACGCCCAGCACGGCTGGACGCGCGAGGGCATGGTCACCGCGGGCGACATCCTCACCTCCCTCCGCACCCGCTTCGAGCTGACCCCCGAAGGCTCCGACGAGCGCGGCTCGGCCCCCGCCGAGCGCTGGATCGTGGACGGCGGCCCGCACCGCGTGGGCGTCATCGCCTCGGTCACCCGCCCGTTCTGCGCGGCCTGCGACCGCACCCGCCTCACCGCCGACGGCCAGATACGCAACTGCCTGTTCGCCCGCGAGGAGACCAGCCTCCGCGGCGCGCTCCGCTCCGACACCCCGGACGAGGAGATCGCCCGGATCTGGCGCCAGGCGATGTGGGGCAAGAAGGCGGGCTCGGGCCTGGACGACCCGTCGTTCCTCCAGCCGGACCGGCCGATGTCGGCGATCGGCGGCTGAGCAGCCGTCGTAGGCGAACGGGCTCTACGGGATCTCGGGCTCTTCCCAGTCCTCGAACTTGACGACGTCCTTCAGGAAACCCCGCACACCGAGGAACTGGGACAGGTGCTCGCGGTGCTCCTCGCACGCGAGCCACGTCTTGCGTCGCTCCGGCGTATGGATCTTCGGGTTGTTCCACGCGAGGACCCACACGGCGTCGGCGCGGCAGCCCTTCGCGGAGCAGATCGGGGTCTCGTCACTCACGGGAACTCACGGAATTCGTCTCACAGATGCGCTGATAAAGGCGACGCCGAGCAGCCACGGGGGGAGCTGCCCGGCGTCGGTCCGTCGCTCCGACGGGGGATGCGGAGCGCGTACGAAGTATGTCACGGGTGACCGCTAGCCCGGCACCGGAACAACATGATTGATCTGAGCTTTTCTTGAGCTTGGTGCGGAGCCGACGTCCGGTTCTGGCGCGTTCGCCATGGTCACGACCGGTCGTACGGTTCGCCTCCCACACGGGGTGCCGACTCGGGCACGACCTCTTCCGGGACGGGTTCCGCGAACGTCCCGTCCGGCCTCGGCGGCGCGATCATCGGCCGCAGCGGCGCGGTGACGAACGTGGACGGAAGCCCCGGCGCGTTCTCCCGCCCGGCGTTCGCGATCACGACGGCGACATAGGGGAGCAGTACGCCGAGCACCAACGCGACGATCGCGACGTGCCGTTCGACGTTCCACAGCGCGCAGGCGAGGATCACCGACACCGTACGGACCGACATCGAGATGATGTACCGGCGCTGGCGGCCGCGGATGTCCTCCGCGAGTCCCGTCCGGGCTCCGGTGATCCGGAACACCTGGGCCTTGCCTTCGCCGTGCAGCTTCCGCATCACATTCCACCGTCCGCCCGCATCGGACTCTCCCCGGCCCGCGACCCCGGTTCGCACCCGATCCGGGAACCGGGCCCCGACACGTTCCACGTTACGCCGCGCCTCCGTCGCCTTCGAGACCGGGGGACCTCCGGCCTGGGCGAACGAACTGCGCCGTAGCGCGTATGGCCGTACCCGACATGCGCCGTACGGCGACCGGACCCACACTTGGCGTAATGCTCACGTCGAACGTCGAGCCGTACAAGGAGGCAGCCATGGGCTGGTTGTGGGCGATCATCGTGGGATTCGTGCTCGGCCTGATCGCGAAGGCGATCATCCCGGGCAAGCAGCACAGTCCGCTCTGGCTGACCACCATCTGCGGCATTCTCGGCGCCATCGTCGGCAACGCGATCGCCCGAGCGGCCGGCGTCGACGCGACCAGCGGCATCGACTGGAGCCGCCACGCGTTCCAGCTCATCGCCGCGATCATCATCGTCTTCGTCGTCGACATGGCGTACATGGCGACGATCGGCAAGAACAAACAGAGAGCCTGAGGACAGCGCCCCAAAGGGGCGCGGGGAACTGCGCGACCAGCCACGACGAAAGCCGCGGCCCGCAGTTAACCCGCGCCCCTTTGGCGCTTACGCTCCGGTCACCTCGACCGCCGCCAGGTTCTTCTTGCCCCGCCGCAGCACCAGCCACCGCCCGTGCAGCAGATCTTCCTTCGCCGGCACGGCATCCTCCGCCGCGACCTTCACGTTGTTCACGTAGGCCCCGCCCTCCTTCACGGTCCGCCGCGCGGCCGACTTGCTCGCCACGAGGCCGACCTCGGCGAACAGGTCGACGACCGGGCCGAGTTCGGCGACCTGGACGTGCGGCACCTCGGAGAGCGACGCGGCCAGTGTCTTCTCGTCCAGCTCCGCCAGCTCGCCCTGTCCGAAGAGGGCCTTGGACGCGGCGGTCACGGCGGCGGTCTGCTCGGCGCCGTGCACCAGCGTCGTCAGCTCCTCGGCCAGCGCGCGCTGCGCGGCACGGGCCTGGGGGCGCTCCTCGGTCTGCCGCTCCAACTCCTCAAGCTCCTCACGGGACTTGAAGGACAGCATGCGCGCGTACGTGGAGATGTCCCGGTCGTCCGTGTTCAGCCAGAACTGGTAGAACGCGTACGGCGTGGTCATCTCCGGGTCGAGCCAGATGGCGGTGCCCTCGGACTTGCTGAACTTCGTGCCGTCGGCCTTGGTCATCAGCGGTGTGCCGTAGGCGTGCACCGTGGCGTCCGGCTCCAGGCGGTGGATCAGGTCCAGGCCCGCCGTGAGGTTGCCCCACTGGTCGCTGCCGCCCTGCTGGAGCGTGCAGCCGTACCTCCGGTAGAGCTGGAGGAAGTCCATGCCCTGGAGAATCTGGTAGCTGAACTCCGTGTAGCTGATGCCCTGTTCGGAGTCCAGA from Streptomyces sp. NBC_01288 carries:
- a CDS encoding GlsB/YeaQ/YmgE family stress response membrane protein — translated: MGWLWAIIVGFVLGLIAKAIIPGKQHSPLWLTTICGILGAIVGNAIARAAGVDATSGIDWSRHAFQLIAAIIIVFVVDMAYMATIGKNKQRA
- the moaA gene encoding GTP 3',8-cyclase MoaA — encoded protein: MLIDTYGRVATDLRVSLTDRCNLRCTYCMPEEGLQWLAKPDLLTDDEIVRLIDIAVTSLGIEEVRFTGGEPLLRPGLVGIVERVAALEPRPQMSLTTNGIGLKRTATALKQAGLDRVNVSLDTLRPDVFKTLTRRDRLKDVLAGLEAAHAAGLTPVKINSVLMPGLNADEAPDLLAWAVEHAYELRFIEQMPLDAQHGWTREGMVTAGDILTSLRTRFELTPEGSDERGSAPAERWIVDGGPHRVGVIASVTRPFCAACDRTRLTADGQIRNCLFAREETSLRGALRSDTPDEEIARIWRQAMWGKKAGSGLDDPSFLQPDRPMSAIGG
- the tyrS gene encoding tyrosine--tRNA ligase — its product is MTDIVDELKWRGLFALSTDEDALRKALADGPVTFYCGFDPTAPSLHLGHLVQVLTVRRLQQAGHRPLALVGGATGQIGDPRPTAERTLNDPETVAGWVQKLRRQIEPFLSFEGENGAVMVNNLDWTANLSAIEFLRDIGKHFRVNKMLAKDSVAKRLDSEQGISYTEFSYQILQGMDFLQLYRRYGCTLQQGGSDQWGNLTAGLDLIHRLEPDATVHAYGTPLMTKADGTKFSKSEGTAIWLDPEMTTPYAFYQFWLNTDDRDISTYARMLSFKSREELEELERQTEERPQARAAQRALAEELTTLVHGAEQTAAVTAASKALFGQGELAELDEKTLAASLSEVPHVQVAELGPVVDLFAEVGLVASKSAARRTVKEGGAYVNNVKVAAEDAVPAKEDLLHGRWLVLRRGKKNLAAVEVTGA
- a CDS encoding DUF485 domain-containing protein, whose amino-acid sequence is MATETPPPSKAEHQLPSTEEFEQVQESAEFAELRRAHRSFAIPVTVAFIVWYLLYVLLCNYADDFMDTKVVGHINVALVLGLAQFLTTFLIAWWYARYSAAKLDPKAEAIKSRMEGGA
- a CDS encoding solute symporter family protein — encoded protein: MSPTITLAAGEASQHRPLIITLFAIFVAATLVITVWAGRQTKSAADFYAGGRQFTAFQNGLAVSGDYMSAASFLGIAGAIALFGYDGFLYSIGFLVAWLVALLLVAEPLRNSGRYTMGDVLAYRMRQRPVRTAAGTSTIVVSIFYLLAQMAGAGVLVSLLLGITTDAGKIGIVALVGVLMIVYVTIGGMKGTTWVQMVKACLLIAGALLLTFLVLLKFNFNISDLLGKAASNSGKGSAFLNPGLKYGATGTTKLDFISLGLALVLGTAGLPHILIRFYTVPTAKAARKSVIWAIGLIGAFYLMTLALGFGAAALIKPDEIIASNKAGNTAAPLLALHLGGVDSNWGAILLATISAVAFATILAVVAGLTLASSSSFAHDIYANVIKRGQATEKQEMAAARYATVGIGAVSILLGALARDLNVAGLVALAFAVAASANLPTILYSLFWKRFTTSGALWSIYGGLVTAVGLVLFSPVVSGKPASMFPDVDFHWFPLENPGIISIPVGFLLGWLGTILSKEEPDTGKFAELEVRSLTGTGAH
- a CDS encoding DUF3099 domain-containing protein, which produces MRKLHGEGKAQVFRITGARTGLAEDIRGRQRRYIISMSVRTVSVILACALWNVERHVAIVALVLGVLLPYVAVVIANAGRENAPGLPSTFVTAPLRPMIAPPRPDGTFAEPVPEEVVPESAPRVGGEPYDRS